One Georgenia wutianyii DNA segment encodes these proteins:
- a CDS encoding DEDD exonuclease domain-containing protein: MTANLLAPAPGGRLELDGPARAGTGAPLQIGFDELGVPLSEVTFVVVDLETTGGSPTQCEITEVGAVKVRGGEVLGEFQTLVDPGSPVPPMITVLTGITDAMLVGAPRIGEVLPSFLEFAGFGPTTVLVAHNARFDVGFLRAAANRLDLTWPSPTIVDTVALARTVVTKDEAPNHKLGTLAALFGATTSPDHRALHDARATVDVLHGLLGRLAPLGATHLEDLATIADPVPHRRRRKSTLADGLPSSPGVYQFIGPGKEVLYVGKAVNLRRRVRSYFTAAEKRKRIGEMLDLTQEVRTIPCATDLEASVRELRLIAELDPPYNRRSRRPDRRPWIRLTDEPFPRLSIVRSVPAGTSDALGPFHSRAAAQSALEALQEAFALRRCTQRLPALARVDARACALAEMGRCGAPCTGGQSVEAYAGIVGDVRSGLTTAAGPVVTALRSRIGTLAAQQRYEEAAAERDRLRAFLVAARRAQRLRPLWRCPELVAARRAPSGGWEIVLVRYGRLAGTSTVPRGVNPMPAIEALVATGEDVPPPTSAMGAASSEETELVADWIDHPDTRLVRLAESAEPLAYPVDGAAKYPVPPTS; encoded by the coding sequence GTGACCGCGAACCTCCTCGCTCCCGCCCCCGGCGGCCGCCTCGAGCTCGACGGACCCGCCCGCGCGGGAACCGGCGCGCCGCTCCAGATCGGCTTCGACGAGCTCGGCGTCCCGCTGTCCGAGGTGACCTTCGTCGTCGTCGACCTCGAGACCACCGGCGGGTCGCCCACCCAGTGCGAGATCACCGAGGTCGGCGCAGTCAAGGTGCGCGGGGGCGAGGTGCTCGGGGAGTTCCAGACCCTCGTCGACCCAGGGTCCCCCGTCCCCCCGATGATCACCGTGCTCACCGGCATCACCGACGCGATGCTCGTCGGCGCCCCGCGCATCGGGGAGGTCCTGCCCTCGTTCCTCGAGTTCGCCGGCTTCGGTCCCACGACCGTGCTCGTCGCCCACAACGCACGGTTCGACGTCGGGTTCCTGCGGGCGGCGGCGAACCGGCTCGACCTCACCTGGCCCTCCCCCACGATCGTCGACACGGTCGCCCTCGCCCGGACCGTCGTCACGAAGGACGAGGCACCCAACCACAAGCTCGGCACCCTCGCCGCGCTCTTCGGAGCGACCACCAGCCCCGACCACCGCGCGCTCCACGACGCGCGCGCCACCGTCGACGTCCTCCACGGCCTGCTCGGGCGCCTCGCGCCGCTCGGCGCCACCCACCTCGAGGACCTCGCGACCATCGCGGACCCCGTCCCCCACCGGCGGCGGCGCAAGTCCACGCTCGCCGACGGCCTTCCCAGCAGCCCCGGCGTCTACCAGTTCATCGGCCCGGGCAAGGAGGTGCTGTACGTCGGCAAGGCGGTCAACCTGCGCCGCCGGGTGCGGTCGTACTTCACGGCTGCGGAGAAGCGCAAGCGCATCGGGGAGATGCTCGACCTCACCCAGGAGGTGCGCACGATCCCGTGCGCCACCGACCTCGAGGCCTCCGTGCGCGAGCTCCGTCTCATCGCCGAGCTCGACCCCCCGTACAACCGCCGGTCGCGTCGCCCGGACCGACGCCCCTGGATCCGGCTCACCGACGAGCCCTTCCCCCGGCTGTCCATCGTCCGCTCGGTGCCGGCGGGCACCAGCGACGCCCTGGGCCCGTTCCACTCGCGCGCCGCCGCGCAGTCCGCCCTCGAGGCGCTGCAGGAGGCCTTCGCGCTGCGGCGGTGCACCCAACGGCTCCCCGCCCTCGCCCGGGTGGACGCGCGCGCCTGCGCCCTCGCCGAGATGGGGCGCTGCGGCGCGCCGTGCACCGGCGGGCAGAGCGTCGAGGCGTACGCCGGGATCGTCGGCGACGTGCGCAGCGGGCTCACCACCGCCGCCGGGCCGGTCGTCACGGCACTGCGCTCCCGCATCGGTACCCTCGCCGCCCAGCAGCGCTACGAGGAGGCCGCCGCCGAGCGCGACCGGCTGCGGGCGTTCCTCGTAGCCGCCCGGCGTGCCCAGCGGCTGCGCCCGCTGTGGCGCTGCCCCGAGCTCGTCGCAGCCCGGCGCGCACCGAGCGGCGGGTGGGAGATCGTCCTCGTCCGGTACGGACGCCTCGCGGGAACCTCGACCGTGCCCCGCGGGGTCAACCCCATGCCGGCCATCGAGGCGCTCGTCGCCACGGGTGAGGACGTCCCCCCGCCCACGTCCGCGATGGGGGCCGCGAGCTCGGAGGAGACCGAGCTCGTCGCCGACTGGATCGACCACCCGGACACGCGTCTCGTGCGGCTCGCCGAGTCCGCCGAGCCGCTCGCCTACCCCGTCGACGGCGCGGCGAAGTACCCGGTCCCGCCGACGTCCTGA
- a CDS encoding Lrp/AsnC family transcriptional regulator — MLTAIVLIDTDADRVPEVAQEVAELDGISEVYSVTGDVDLIAIARVARHEDLADVVADQVGKVRGVNNTRTYIAFQSYSRHDLEAAFSIGLGD; from the coding sequence ATGCTCACCGCCATCGTCCTCATCGACACCGACGCGGACCGCGTTCCCGAGGTCGCCCAGGAGGTGGCCGAGCTCGACGGGATCAGTGAGGTCTACTCGGTGACCGGCGACGTCGACCTCATCGCGATCGCCCGGGTGGCGCGCCACGAGGACCTCGCCGACGTCGTCGCCGACCAGGTGGGCAAGGTGCGCGGCGTCAACAACACCCGGACCTACATCGCCTTCCAGTCCTACTCCCGCCACGACCTGGAAGCCGCCTTCTCCATCGGCCTCGGCGACTGA
- the trpD gene encoding anthranilate phosphoribosyltransferase, with protein MTPEGGEPAGLTWADLITSLVGGEHLTAEQTGWAMDQVMSGLASPVQLAGFLVALRAKGETVAELTGLADVMLAHSVPVDLPDDVVDIVGTGGDRARTVNISTMSSLVVAGTGVPVVKHGNRASSSASGSADVLEQLGVRLDMTVPQVEATFREVGITFCFATAFHPSMRHAAIARRELAVSTAFNVLGPLTNPARPRAAAIGVADRRIAPLVAGVLAGRGVRALVFRGEDGLDELTTTAPSRIWEVADGEVTEHLLDTREVFGLAPATIEDLRGADATFNAGVARDLLDGATGPVRDAVVLNSAAALVAYGTLPGTGPESGDLVDRLRAGMVLAEAAIDDGRARAALDRWVAAGARR; from the coding sequence GTGACGCCCGAGGGCGGCGAGCCGGCCGGCCTCACCTGGGCCGACCTCATCACCTCCCTCGTCGGGGGCGAGCACCTCACCGCGGAGCAGACCGGCTGGGCGATGGACCAGGTGATGTCCGGGCTCGCCAGCCCGGTCCAGCTCGCCGGGTTCCTCGTGGCGCTGCGCGCGAAGGGGGAGACGGTCGCCGAGCTCACCGGCCTCGCCGACGTCATGCTCGCCCACTCGGTCCCGGTCGACCTGCCCGACGACGTCGTCGACATCGTCGGCACCGGCGGTGACCGCGCCCGCACGGTGAACATCTCGACGATGTCGTCCCTCGTCGTCGCCGGCACCGGGGTGCCTGTGGTCAAGCACGGGAACCGCGCGTCGAGCTCGGCGAGCGGCTCGGCCGACGTCCTCGAGCAGCTCGGGGTGCGCCTGGACATGACCGTGCCCCAGGTGGAGGCGACGTTCCGTGAGGTGGGCATCACCTTCTGCTTCGCCACCGCCTTCCACCCCTCGATGCGCCACGCCGCGATCGCGCGCCGGGAGCTCGCGGTGAGCACGGCCTTCAACGTCCTCGGGCCGCTGACCAACCCCGCGCGGCCACGGGCGGCCGCGATCGGGGTGGCCGACCGGCGCATCGCCCCGCTCGTCGCGGGCGTGCTCGCCGGCCGCGGGGTGCGGGCGCTCGTGTTCCGTGGCGAGGACGGTCTCGACGAGCTGACGACGACGGCGCCCAGCCGGATCTGGGAGGTCGCCGACGGCGAGGTCACCGAGCACCTCCTCGACACCCGAGAGGTCTTCGGGCTGGCGCCCGCGACCATCGAGGACCTGCGCGGCGCGGACGCCACCTTCAACGCCGGCGTCGCGCGCGACCTGCTCGACGGCGCGACCGGCCCCGTGCGTGACGCCGTCGTGCTCAACTCGGCGGCGGCGCTGGTCGCCTACGGCACCCTGCCGGGCACCGGCCCGGAGTCCGGCGACCTGGTCGACCGGCTGCGCGCCGGCATGGTCCTCGCGGAGGCGGCGATCGACGACGGCCGCGCCCGCGCCGCCCTCGACCGGTGGGTGGCGGCCGGCGCTCGGCGCTGA
- a CDS encoding response regulator transcription factor: MTPAQPDAAATTATDVVDVLLYSDDVTTREQVRRAVGRRAAADLPLIRWTEVATHEAAVAQAMDGGFALLVLDGEAAKAGGVAVSRQLKNEMYECPPVLVLTARPQDAWLATWAQADAVVQAPIDPFKIQEAVAGLLRAGGRR; the protein is encoded by the coding sequence ATGACGCCCGCGCAGCCCGACGCAGCCGCGACCACCGCCACCGACGTCGTGGACGTGCTGCTCTACAGCGACGACGTCACCACGCGTGAGCAGGTGCGCCGGGCCGTCGGGCGCCGGGCGGCGGCGGACCTGCCGCTCATCCGCTGGACCGAGGTGGCCACGCACGAGGCTGCCGTCGCCCAGGCGATGGACGGGGGCTTCGCGCTCCTCGTGCTCGACGGCGAGGCTGCCAAGGCCGGCGGCGTCGCCGTGAGCCGCCAGCTGAAGAACGAGATGTACGAGTGCCCGCCGGTCCTCGTGCTCACCGCGCGCCCGCAGGACGCGTGGCTCGCCACCTGGGCGCAGGCGGACGCCGTCGTCCAGGCGCCCATCGACCCGTTCAAGATCCAGGAGGCTGTCGCCGGGCTGCTGCGCGCTGGCGGCCGGCGGTGA
- the ctaE gene encoding aa3-type cytochrome oxidase subunit III: MATVSSTTAAPSAPHVNVNRPNAVSVGTIVWLSSELMFFAGLFAMYFTHRSVSGDIWQENYVLLNIPWALTITAVLVASSVTAQMGVFAAERFQPRRTGSLLDVRKWGMEEWFILTFIMGAFFVAGQMFEYAELVSHGLTVSSSPYGSVFYIMTGFHALHVIGGLVAFLLILGRSFAANRFGHLEATGAVVVSYYWHFVDVVWVAMFFIIYFLELFN, from the coding sequence ATGGCGACTGTGTCGTCTACTACGGCTGCTCCGAGCGCCCCCCACGTGAACGTCAACCGACCCAACGCCGTGTCGGTCGGGACCATCGTCTGGCTGTCCAGCGAGCTCATGTTCTTCGCCGGGCTCTTCGCCATGTACTTCACGCACCGGTCGGTGTCTGGGGACATCTGGCAGGAGAACTACGTCCTGCTGAACATCCCGTGGGCGCTGACGATCACCGCGGTCCTCGTCGCGAGCTCCGTGACGGCGCAGATGGGTGTCTTCGCCGCCGAGCGCTTCCAGCCGCGCCGCACCGGCTCCCTGCTCGACGTGCGCAAGTGGGGCATGGAGGAGTGGTTCATCCTCACCTTCATCATGGGCGCCTTCTTCGTCGCCGGCCAGATGTTCGAGTACGCCGAGCTCGTCTCCCACGGCCTCACCGTGTCCTCCAGCCCGTACGGCTCGGTCTTCTACATCATGACCGGCTTCCACGCCCTGCACGTCATCGGCGGCCTCGTCGCCTTCCTCCTCATCCTCGGGCGGTCCTTCGCCGCCAACCGCTTCGGCCACCTCGAGGCCACCGGCGCCGTCGTCGTGTCGTACTACTGGCACTTCGTCGACGTCGTCTGGGTCGCGATGTTCTTCATCATCTACTTCCTCGAGCTCTTCAACTGA
- the qcrC gene encoding cytochrome bc1 complex diheme cytochrome c subunit — protein MKALAASRRHRLAPVILLLLALILTGVAYSAVTSEPATAQTASQEDIEEGEALFRSNCSTCHGLNAQGTDLAPSLVGVGAASVHFQVSTGRMPMANNSPQAERKDPMMNEEQTYALAAYVAALGPGPAIPSAQQVNPEEGNAASGMELFRANCSMCHNAVGAGGALTEGKVAPPLDEATPTQIWEALRTGPQSMPVFNEAAITDQGARDVIAYVMEQREVDPGGISLGNLGPVSEGFWVWIVGIGGLIGLAVWIGARSS, from the coding sequence GTGAAGGCACTCGCCGCCAGCAGGAGGCACCGGCTCGCGCCGGTCATCCTCCTGCTCCTGGCCCTGATCCTGACGGGGGTGGCGTACTCAGCCGTCACCTCCGAGCCGGCCACAGCGCAGACGGCCAGCCAGGAGGACATCGAGGAGGGCGAGGCGCTGTTCCGGTCGAACTGCTCGACCTGCCACGGACTCAACGCCCAGGGGACCGACCTCGCGCCGTCACTGGTCGGCGTGGGCGCCGCCTCGGTCCACTTCCAGGTCTCGACGGGGCGCATGCCCATGGCGAACAACTCCCCGCAGGCGGAGCGCAAGGACCCGATGATGAACGAGGAGCAGACCTACGCGCTCGCCGCGTACGTCGCCGCCCTCGGCCCCGGTCCGGCCATCCCCTCCGCGCAGCAGGTGAACCCCGAGGAGGGCAACGCCGCCTCCGGCATGGAGCTCTTCCGTGCCAACTGCTCGATGTGCCACAACGCCGTCGGCGCCGGCGGCGCGCTGACCGAGGGCAAGGTGGCCCCGCCCCTCGACGAGGCCACCCCCACCCAGATCTGGGAGGCCCTGCGCACGGGCCCGCAGTCGATGCCGGTCTTCAACGAGGCGGCCATCACCGACCAGGGCGCGCGTGACGTCATCGCCTACGTGATGGAGCAGCGTGAGGTCGACCCGGGCGGCATCAGCCTGGGCAACCTCGGCCCCGTCTCCGAGGGCTTCTGGGTGTGGATCGTCGGAATCGGCGGCCTCATCGGTCTCGCCGTCTGGATTGGAGCAAGGTCCTCGTGA
- the qcrA gene encoding cytochrome bc1 complex Rieske iron-sulfur subunit: MSTNRPPGELTTGGAHASDVPEQFQDPGLEPHQIRLADRSEKNAKRVERQVVAILLVSILASVVGVVGYFAIPVGTTLMDVRLSTLVIGLGLGLGMLGIGIAAAHWAKALMDNTERVEKRKPIPSSPEVREEAVEQIATGIEESRIGRRPVLKGALVGAAALAPLPFVVPLVGGLSNTWDVNRFRHTAWGDVPEGTGGLLPDGSVGRRLATDPDDRPIRAADVTIGSAFAVIPHGLPDEEHYLEEKAKAVVFMTRIDPNELAVSPERRDWSYDGIVAYSKVCTHVGCPVALYEQQTHHLLCPCHQSTFDLADEAKVVFGPAKRALPQLPITVDTDGYLVARSDFHEPVGPSFWERDR; encoded by the coding sequence GTGAGCACGAACCGTCCCCCGGGGGAGCTGACCACTGGCGGCGCACACGCGTCCGACGTGCCCGAGCAGTTCCAGGACCCCGGCCTCGAGCCGCACCAGATCCGGCTCGCCGACCGCAGTGAGAAGAACGCCAAGCGCGTCGAGCGCCAGGTCGTCGCCATCCTCCTCGTCTCGATCCTCGCGTCCGTCGTGGGCGTCGTCGGCTACTTCGCGATCCCCGTCGGCACGACCCTCATGGACGTGCGCCTCTCGACGCTGGTGATCGGCCTGGGCCTGGGCCTGGGGATGCTCGGCATCGGTATCGCCGCAGCGCACTGGGCCAAGGCCCTCATGGACAACACCGAGCGCGTCGAGAAGCGCAAGCCCATCCCGTCCTCCCCCGAGGTCCGCGAGGAGGCCGTCGAGCAGATCGCCACCGGCATCGAGGAGTCCCGCATCGGGCGCCGTCCGGTGCTCAAGGGCGCCCTCGTCGGTGCCGCCGCTCTCGCTCCGCTGCCCTTCGTCGTGCCGCTCGTCGGCGGCCTGTCGAACACCTGGGACGTCAACCGCTTCCGGCACACCGCCTGGGGCGACGTGCCCGAGGGCACCGGCGGGCTCCTGCCCGACGGTTCCGTCGGTCGCCGCCTGGCCACCGACCCCGACGACCGCCCCATCCGGGCTGCCGACGTGACGATCGGCTCCGCCTTCGCGGTCATCCCCCACGGCCTGCCCGACGAGGAGCACTACCTCGAGGAGAAGGCCAAGGCCGTCGTCTTCATGACGCGCATCGACCCCAACGAGCTCGCCGTCTCCCCCGAGCGGCGTGACTGGAGCTACGACGGGATCGTCGCGTACTCCAAGGTCTGCACCCACGTCGGGTGCCCGGTCGCGCTCTACGAGCAGCAGACGCACCACCTGCTGTGCCCCTGCCACCAGTCGACGTTCGACCTCGCCGACGAGGCGAAGGTCGTCTTCGGTCCGGCCAAGCGCGCTCTGCCGCAGCTGCCGATCACCGTCGACACCGATGGCTACCTCGTCGCCCGCTCCGACTTCCACGAACCGGTGGGCCCGAGCTTCTGGGAGCGTGACCGATGA
- the qcrB gene encoding cytochrome bc1 complex cytochrome b subunit produces the protein MSTATPTHSDTRKALNKAAPVADYLDRRTGVGKVVREFARKVFPDHWSFMLGEIALYSFIVLVLSGFFLTMYFVPSMGHVTYPEDQLPVTMQGVGMSEAFASTLRLSFEVRGGLLMRQIHHWAALLFVAAIVAHMLRVFFTGAFRKPRELNWVIGFTLLILALLAGFSGYSLPDDVLSGNGLRIADGVARSIPIIGSYVSLALFGGEFPGVDIIPRLFTVHILLVPALIVALVTIHLVLVVVHKHTQYPGPGRTEKNVVGYPVLPVYAAKAGGFFFVVFGFIALLGALVSINPVWIHGPYDPSPVGAGAQPDWYMLFLEGGLRLMPGWPEFVIGGYTLSLNILIPGVVIPGVLFTLLAVWPFVEAAVTKDRGEHHVLDRPRNAPVRTATGVAVITAFMVLNVAGANDILATHFELSLNGITWFLRIMFFVAPVFAFWITKRICLSLQRRDRELALHGHETGRIVRMPSGQYLEVHQPLDDDERWVLVSYDADRMVEIDPAEDENGVRRPGYEKDKQRQRLSRFFYEDRIEPVTPVELAEEMAAHGGHDGEETAIEEEGGLRAAFDRPEQDEPAAITSGRDERNTPASS, from the coding sequence ATGAGCACCGCGACGCCGACGCATTCCGACACCCGCAAGGCACTGAACAAGGCGGCCCCGGTCGCCGACTACCTCGACCGCCGCACCGGCGTCGGCAAGGTGGTGCGTGAGTTCGCCCGCAAGGTCTTCCCGGACCACTGGAGCTTCATGCTCGGGGAGATCGCGCTCTACAGCTTCATCGTGCTCGTCCTCAGCGGGTTCTTCCTCACGATGTACTTCGTGCCGAGCATGGGGCACGTCACCTACCCCGAGGACCAGCTGCCCGTCACCATGCAGGGCGTGGGCATGTCCGAGGCGTTCGCCTCGACGCTGCGCCTGTCCTTCGAGGTCCGCGGCGGCCTCCTCATGCGCCAGATCCACCACTGGGCCGCACTGCTGTTCGTCGCGGCGATCGTGGCGCACATGCTCCGCGTCTTCTTCACCGGCGCCTTCCGCAAGCCTCGCGAGCTCAACTGGGTCATCGGCTTCACGCTGCTCATCCTCGCGCTGCTCGCCGGCTTCTCCGGCTACTCCCTGCCCGACGACGTCCTGTCCGGCAACGGACTGCGCATCGCCGACGGCGTCGCCCGCTCGATCCCGATCATCGGCTCCTACGTCTCCCTCGCCCTCTTCGGCGGGGAGTTCCCGGGCGTCGACATCATCCCGCGGCTCTTCACCGTGCACATCCTGCTCGTGCCGGCGCTCATCGTCGCCCTGGTGACGATCCACCTCGTCCTCGTGGTGGTCCACAAGCACACCCAGTACCCCGGACCGGGCCGCACCGAGAAGAACGTCGTCGGCTACCCGGTTCTCCCGGTCTACGCCGCCAAGGCCGGCGGGTTCTTCTTCGTCGTCTTCGGCTTCATCGCCCTGCTCGGCGCCCTCGTGTCGATCAACCCGGTGTGGATCCACGGCCCGTACGACCCGAGCCCGGTGGGTGCCGGTGCCCAGCCCGACTGGTACATGCTCTTCCTCGAGGGTGGCCTGCGGCTCATGCCGGGTTGGCCGGAGTTCGTCATCGGCGGCTACACGCTGTCGCTGAACATCCTCATCCCCGGTGTGGTCATCCCCGGCGTCCTCTTCACGCTCCTCGCCGTCTGGCCCTTCGTCGAGGCGGCCGTGACCAAGGACCGCGGCGAGCACCACGTCCTGGACCGTCCCCGCAACGCCCCGGTCCGGACCGCCACCGGCGTCGCCGTCATCACCGCCTTCATGGTGCTCAACGTCGCCGGCGCGAACGACATCCTCGCCACGCACTTCGAGCTGTCGCTCAACGGGATCACGTGGTTCCTGCGGATCATGTTCTTCGTCGCCCCGGTGTTCGCGTTCTGGATCACCAAGCGGATCTGCCTGTCGCTCCAGCGCCGTGACCGCGAGCTCGCGCTGCACGGCCACGAGACCGGCCGCATCGTGCGGATGCCCTCGGGTCAGTACCTCGAGGTGCACCAGCCGCTGGACGACGACGAGCGCTGGGTGCTCGTCTCCTACGACGCGGACCGCATGGTCGAGATCGACCCGGCGGAGGACGAGAACGGTGTCCGCCGCCCCGGGTACGAGAAGGACAAGCAGCGTCAGCGCCTGTCCCGCTTCTTCTACGAGGACCGCATCGAGCCGGTCACCCCGGTCGAGCTCGCCGAGGAGATGGCCGCCCACGGCGGTCACGACGGCGAGGAGACGGCGATCGAGGAGGAGGGCGGTCTGCGCGCGGCGTTCGACCGTCCGGAGCAGGACGAGCCCGCTGCGATCACGAGCGGCCGTGACGAGCGGAACACCCCGGCGTCGTCGTAG
- a CDS encoding OmpA/MotB family protein, with product MSVPSHRAGRSAACALAAVALALTVAVPAAAVDAPEDLPAPTRQQLAASVRVWSVEGSVRTLEAVATEGDQTTISLASDILFASQSFELPPAAAPRIGELLADVPEGAAVQVHGHTDSLVGPIPNDELSRNRAQAVADVIAAERPDLVLEVAGFADTEPVERENPDDPATYAANRRVEIVYSG from the coding sequence GTGAGCGTCCCCAGCCACCGGGCCGGCCGCAGCGCCGCCTGTGCCCTCGCCGCCGTCGCCCTCGCGCTCACCGTCGCCGTCCCGGCGGCCGCCGTGGATGCCCCCGAGGACCTGCCGGCACCCACCCGGCAGCAGCTCGCCGCGTCGGTCCGGGTCTGGTCCGTGGAGGGCAGCGTGAGGACCCTGGAGGCCGTGGCGACGGAGGGCGACCAGACCACGATCTCGCTCGCCAGCGACATCCTCTTCGCCTCGCAGAGCTTCGAGCTGCCGCCCGCTGCCGCCCCGCGCATCGGCGAGCTCCTGGCCGACGTCCCCGAGGGCGCGGCCGTCCAGGTGCACGGGCACACCGACTCCCTCGTCGGCCCGATCCCCAACGACGAGCTCTCCCGCAACCGCGCCCAGGCGGTCGCGGACGTCATCGCCGCCGAGCGGCCCGACCTCGTCCTCGAGGTGGCGGGCTTCGCGGACACCGAGCCCGTCGAGCGGGAGAACCCGGACGACCCGGCCACGTACGCCGCCAACCGGCGCGTGGAGATCGTCTACAGCGGCTGA
- a CDS encoding cytochrome c oxidase subunit 4, translating to MAHDEHDRAPGEPSAADPKPLTVEKWTFSAGMIFFLPMALIYGFWSGWEPVGTVALFLLVGLYGLSGLYLFLLASRVDPRPEDDPTSDVADHAGEMGVFSPHSWWPLVLGFAAAVCFASLAIGWWLLFIGVLIGAVGLVGHTYEFSRGQHAH from the coding sequence ATGGCACACGACGAGCACGACCGCGCGCCGGGGGAGCCCTCGGCCGCCGACCCCAAGCCGCTGACCGTCGAGAAGTGGACCTTCTCCGCCGGGATGATCTTCTTCCTCCCGATGGCGCTGATCTACGGGTTCTGGAGCGGCTGGGAGCCCGTCGGCACGGTCGCCCTGTTCCTCCTCGTGGGTCTGTACGGCCTCTCCGGCCTCTACCTGTTCCTCCTCGCCAGCCGGGTCGACCCGCGGCCGGAGGACGACCCGACCAGCGATGTCGCCGACCACGCCGGTGAGATGGGCGTCTTCTCCCCGCACTCGTGGTGGCCGCTCGTCCTCGGCTTCGCCGCGGCGGTGTGCTTCGCCAGCCTCGCGATCGGCTGGTGGCTGCTGTTCATCGGCGTCCTGATCGGCGCCGTCGGCCTCGTCGGACACACCTACGAGTTCTCCCGCGGCCAGCACGCCCACTGA
- the ctaD gene encoding aa3-type cytochrome oxidase subunit I, with protein sequence MATTTNEAQPKLVPGLRPDRQSLGRTVVSWVTSTDHKVIGYLYLITAFVFFIIGGLLALAMRLELFEPGMALFQSKEQYNQFFTMHGTIMLFLFATPLFTGFGNVFVPLQIGAPDVAFPRLNMFSYWLFTFGGLIAVAGFLTPKGAASFGWTAYTPLSLEPFSPGLGGDLWVVGIALTGFGTIFGAVNFIATIITMRMPGMTMFRMPVFTWNILITSLLVLMAFPVLAAALFGLAYDRILGGQIFNPESGGALLWQHLFWFFGHPEVYVIALPFFGIVSEVLPVFSRKPLFGYKGLVFATIAIAALSMTVWAHHMYTTGGVALNFFALMTMLIAVPTGVKFFNWIGTMWRGKLTFQTPMLWAIGFMATFLFGGVTGVILASPALDFQVHDSYFVVAHFHYTVFGTVVFAMFAGFYFWWPKMTGRMLNERLGKVHFWMLFFGFHGTFLIQHWLGAQGMPRRYADYMVEDGLTTMNQVSTIGAVLLTLSTLPFLWNVYVTSRGPRTVFVDDPWGFGNSLEWATSCPPPRHNFTSLPRIRSERPAFDLHHPEVAAMDQAAVPDQGILEQVLGDAQRTGGPDPQAAQSERAGSTTATLEREDDDEKGKA encoded by the coding sequence ATGGCGACGACCACGAACGAGGCACAGCCGAAGCTCGTCCCCGGCCTGCGGCCCGACCGTCAGAGCCTGGGCCGCACGGTGGTCAGCTGGGTGACCTCCACCGACCACAAGGTCATCGGGTACCTCTACCTCATCACCGCCTTCGTCTTCTTCATCATCGGCGGTCTGCTCGCGCTGGCGATGCGACTGGAGCTCTTCGAGCCCGGCATGGCACTGTTCCAGTCCAAGGAGCAGTACAACCAGTTCTTCACCATGCACGGCACGATCATGCTGTTCCTCTTCGCGACGCCGCTGTTCACCGGTTTCGGCAACGTGTTCGTGCCCCTGCAGATCGGTGCGCCGGACGTCGCCTTCCCGCGCCTCAACATGTTCAGCTACTGGCTGTTCACCTTCGGTGGGCTCATCGCCGTCGCCGGCTTCCTCACCCCGAAGGGTGCCGCGAGCTTCGGCTGGACCGCCTACACGCCGCTGTCGCTCGAGCCGTTCAGCCCCGGACTCGGTGGCGACCTGTGGGTCGTGGGTATCGCGCTCACCGGTTTCGGCACGATCTTCGGCGCGGTGAACTTCATCGCCACGATCATCACCATGCGCATGCCCGGCATGACGATGTTCCGGATGCCGGTGTTCACCTGGAACATCCTCATCACCTCGCTGCTCGTGCTCATGGCCTTCCCGGTGCTCGCCGCGGCCCTCTTCGGCCTGGCCTACGACCGGATCCTCGGCGGCCAGATCTTCAACCCGGAGAGCGGCGGCGCGCTGCTGTGGCAGCACCTGTTCTGGTTCTTCGGGCACCCCGAGGTCTACGTCATCGCGCTGCCGTTCTTCGGCATCGTCAGCGAGGTCCTGCCGGTCTTCTCCCGCAAGCCGCTCTTCGGCTACAAGGGCCTGGTCTTCGCGACCATCGCCATCGCCGCCCTGTCGATGACCGTGTGGGCCCACCACATGTACACGACCGGTGGCGTGGCGCTGAACTTCTTCGCCCTCATGACCATGCTCATCGCGGTGCCGACCGGCGTGAAGTTCTTCAACTGGATCGGCACGATGTGGCGCGGCAAGCTCACGTTCCAGACGCCGATGCTCTGGGCGATCGGCTTCATGGCGACGTTCCTCTTCGGTGGCGTCACCGGCGTCATCCTCGCCAGCCCGGCGCTGGACTTCCAGGTCCACGACTCCTACTTCGTCGTCGCGCACTTCCACTACACCGTCTTCGGGACCGTGGTGTTCGCGATGTTCGCAGGCTTCTACTTCTGGTGGCCCAAGATGACCGGCCGGATGCTCAACGAGCGTCTCGGCAAGGTCCACTTCTGGATGCTCTTCTTCGGGTTCCACGGCACGTTCCTCATCCAGCACTGGCTGGGCGCCCAGGGCATGCCGCGTCGCTACGCCGACTACATGGTCGAGGACGGCCTCACCACGATGAACCAGGTGTCGACCATCGGCGCCGTGCTGCTCACGCTGTCCACGCTGCCCTTCCTGTGGAACGTCTACGTGACCTCGCGCGGGCCGCGCACGGTCTTCGTCGACGACCCGTGGGGCTTCGGGAACTCCCTGGAGTGGGCGACGAGCTGCCCGCCCCCGCGGCACAACTTCACCTCCCTGCCCCGGATCCGGTCCGAGCGTCCCGCGTTCGACCTGCACCACCCGGAGGTCGCCGCGATGGACCAGGCCGCCGTTCCCGACCAGGGCATCCTCGAGCAGGTGCTGGGCGACGCCCAGCGCACCGGCGGCCCGGACCCGCAGGCAGCACAGTCCGAGCGCGCGGGGAGCACCACCGCCACGCTCGAGCGTGAGGACGACGACGAGAAGGGCAAGGCCTGA